One Telluria mixta DNA window includes the following coding sequences:
- a CDS encoding VOC family protein — translation MNIIGPDALVFGVDDVEACALYLTDYGLTHVGNGRFEALDGTAIVLAHKDDAALPAPLGTASMLRKTIYGVADQQSLDAIAAELARDRDVRALADGSIEAVDDMGFVLGFQVTVRRPIGLPAEAVNAPGAPNRPVNHTAVDENAPALPRTLSHVVYFVPDAARAEAFYVERLGFRCTDRLLGAGPFLKPAGTDDHHTLFMIQTPPFMKGCEHFTFHMGGPTEVLQAGTRFVNKGYQSFWGPGRHKMGSNWFWYFNSPLGCHVEYDADMDLHDEAWTARAIPMSADASQLFLFQQRDKWAPGGPPPGAAGAGERH, via the coding sequence ATGAATATCATTGGACCCGACGCGCTGGTCTTCGGCGTCGACGACGTCGAAGCCTGCGCACTGTACCTGACCGACTACGGCCTGACGCACGTCGGCAACGGGCGCTTCGAGGCGCTCGACGGCACCGCGATCGTCCTGGCGCACAAGGACGACGCGGCATTGCCCGCGCCGCTCGGCACCGCCAGCATGCTGCGCAAGACGATCTACGGCGTGGCCGACCAGCAGTCGCTGGACGCCATCGCCGCCGAGCTGGCACGCGACCGCGACGTGCGCGCGCTGGCCGACGGGAGCATCGAGGCGGTGGACGACATGGGCTTCGTGCTCGGTTTCCAGGTGACCGTGCGGCGCCCGATCGGCCTGCCGGCCGAGGCGGTGAACGCGCCGGGCGCCCCGAACCGTCCCGTGAACCACACGGCCGTCGACGAGAACGCGCCGGCGCTGCCCCGCACCCTGTCGCACGTCGTGTACTTCGTGCCCGATGCCGCCAGGGCGGAAGCCTTCTATGTCGAGCGGCTGGGCTTCCGCTGCACCGACCGCCTGCTGGGCGCCGGCCCGTTCCTGAAGCCGGCCGGCACGGATGACCACCACACGCTGTTCATGATCCAGACGCCGCCGTTCATGAAGGGTTGCGAGCACTTCACGTTCCACATGGGCGGCCCGACGGAAGTCCTGCAGGCCGGCACGCGCTTCGTGAACAAGGGTTACCAGTCGTTCTGGGGCCCGGGCCGGCACAAGATGGGCTCGAACTGGTTCTGGTACTTCAACAGCCCGCTCGGCTGCCACGTCGAGTACGACGCCGACATGGACCTGCACGACGAGGCGTGGACCGCGCGTGCGATCCCGATGAGCGCCGACGCGTCGCAACTGTTCCTGTTCCAGCAACGTGATAAATGGGCGCCGGGCGGTCCGCCGCCGGGTGCCGCGGGTGCCGGCGAAAGGCACTGA
- a CDS encoding Rieske (2Fe-2S) protein yields the protein MPAKGTDVFLCRLDDLADGASRGFDPGRTGQDTVLLVRRGATIHGWRDACPHHGGTPMAWRKDAYLNAARDRIVCAAHGAQFDIETGVCTLGPCLGQRLQPVELTVTAAGNINIRLEGEEET from the coding sequence GTGCCGGCGAAAGGCACTGACGTGTTCCTGTGCCGGCTCGACGATCTCGCGGACGGCGCATCGCGCGGCTTCGATCCCGGCCGGACCGGCCAGGACACGGTGCTGCTGGTGCGCCGGGGTGCTACGATCCATGGCTGGCGCGACGCCTGTCCGCATCACGGCGGCACGCCGATGGCCTGGCGCAAGGACGCGTACCTGAACGCCGCGCGCGACCGCATCGTGTGCGCGGCGCACGGTGCACAATTCGACATCGAGACGGGTGTCTGCACGCTGGGGCCCTGCCTGGGCCAGCGGCTGCAACCCGTCGAACTGACCGTCACGGCGGCGGGAAACATCAACATTCGCCTGGAAGGCGAAGAGGAGACATGA
- a CDS encoding FAD-dependent oxidoreductase — MAVPVKKVLIIGGGFSGMAAAIQLRKQDIDVDVVEIDPGWRSYGAGISLGGATMRALVQLGVIDAFLAEGAASDGVEIHIPTGQKVAELPTPRLAGPDVPGNGAVMRPVLARILADATRASGANVRLGTTFTRIEQDAGGVDVTFTDGTTSRYDLVIGADGLYSKVREAVFPDAPKPQYTGQGVWRAVLPRPADINGTMMWLGPKIKPGLNPVSKDEMYLFVTEDRATNDYIDPAEFLARVKALLAPFPDPRLQRVREALNEDSQIIYRPLESLLMPSPWYKGRVVLIGDTVHATTPHMASGACIGIEDALVLADELARAGSVDQALDRYLARRWERCRMVVQNSSRLGEIEIAGGDKEEHARIMRATLAALAAPI; from the coding sequence ATGGCAGTGCCAGTCAAGAAGGTTCTGATCATCGGCGGCGGCTTTTCCGGGATGGCCGCCGCGATCCAGCTGCGCAAGCAGGACATCGACGTCGACGTGGTCGAGATCGACCCGGGCTGGCGCTCGTACGGCGCCGGCATCAGCCTGGGCGGCGCGACCATGCGCGCGCTCGTGCAACTGGGCGTCATCGATGCCTTCCTGGCCGAGGGCGCCGCGTCCGACGGCGTCGAAATCCACATCCCGACCGGCCAGAAGGTCGCGGAACTGCCGACGCCGCGCCTGGCCGGTCCCGACGTTCCCGGCAACGGCGCCGTCATGCGCCCCGTGCTGGCGCGCATCCTGGCGGATGCCACGCGCGCGTCGGGTGCCAATGTGCGGTTGGGCACCACGTTCACGCGGATCGAGCAGGACGCGGGCGGCGTCGACGTCACGTTCACCGACGGCACTACATCCCGCTACGACCTCGTGATCGGGGCCGACGGCCTGTATTCGAAGGTGCGCGAAGCGGTGTTCCCGGACGCGCCGAAGCCGCAGTACACCGGCCAGGGCGTGTGGCGCGCCGTGCTGCCGCGTCCCGCCGACATCAACGGCACCATGATGTGGCTGGGCCCGAAGATCAAGCCGGGCCTGAATCCGGTGTCGAAGGACGAGATGTATCTGTTCGTGACGGAAGACCGCGCGACGAACGACTACATCGACCCGGCCGAGTTCCTGGCGCGCGTGAAAGCGCTGCTCGCACCATTCCCCGACCCGCGCCTGCAGCGCGTGCGCGAGGCGCTGAACGAGGACTCGCAGATCATCTACCGCCCGCTGGAAAGCCTGCTGATGCCGAGCCCCTGGTACAAGGGCCGCGTCGTCCTGATCGGCGACACCGTGCACGCGACGACGCCGCACATGGCTTCCGGCGCCTGCATCGGCATCGAGGACGCGCTCGTGCTGGCCGACGAACTCGCGCGCGCCGGCAGCGTCGACCAGGCGCTGGACCGTTACCTGGCGCGGCGCTGGGAGCGTTGCCGCATGGTCGTGCAGAACTCGAGCCGCCTGGGCGAGATCGAAATCGCCGGCGGTGACAAGGAAGAACATGCCCGCATCATGCGCGCGACGCTGGCGGCGCTCGCAGCACCCATCTGA
- a CDS encoding cyclase family protein, giving the protein MTRQFIDLSIYLENEPLSDPPPLAPKITYQKHQDTLHEFMAMIPGTTPADYPDGEAAAAEWVTMTTHSGTHLDAPYHFHSTMDAKTGEKKKSITIDEVPLEWCFQPGVKLDFRHFPDGYVATAADVEAELKRIGHDLQPLDIVMVNTRAGSRYGHNDFVSAGCGMGYEATMYLLERGVRLTGTDAWSWDAPFSYTAKKIAETGDVSLIWEGHKAGRDIGYCHLEKLHNLEALPGRGFYVSCFPHKVRGGSAGWTRAVAIVDDALLALPRK; this is encoded by the coding sequence ATGACCCGCCAATTCATCGACCTGTCGATCTATCTCGAGAACGAACCCCTGTCCGATCCGCCGCCGCTGGCGCCGAAGATCACGTACCAGAAGCACCAGGACACGCTGCACGAATTCATGGCCATGATCCCCGGCACCACGCCGGCGGACTACCCGGACGGCGAAGCTGCGGCGGCCGAGTGGGTCACGATGACGACCCACAGCGGCACGCACCTGGACGCCCCTTACCACTTCCACTCGACGATGGACGCGAAGACGGGCGAGAAGAAGAAATCGATCACCATCGACGAGGTGCCGCTGGAATGGTGCTTCCAGCCCGGCGTGAAGCTGGATTTCCGCCACTTCCCGGATGGCTACGTGGCCACGGCCGCCGACGTGGAAGCGGAGCTGAAGCGCATCGGCCACGACCTGCAGCCGTTGGACATCGTCATGGTCAACACGCGTGCAGGCAGCCGCTACGGCCACAACGACTTCGTGTCGGCCGGCTGCGGCATGGGCTACGAGGCGACGATGTATTTGCTGGAGCGTGGCGTGCGCCTGACCGGCACGGACGCGTGGAGCTGGGATGCGCCGTTCTCGTACACGGCCAAGAAGATCGCCGAGACGGGCGACGTGTCGCTGATCTGGGAAGGCCACAAGGCCGGGCGCGACATCGGCTACTGTCACCTGGAGAAGCTGCACAACCTCGAAGCCCTGCCGGGTCGCGGTTTCTATGTGTCGTGCTTTCCGCACAAGGTGCGAGGGGGCTCCGCGGGCTGGACGCGTGCCGTGGCCATCGTCGACGACGCGCTGCTCGCGTTGCCGCGCAAGTAA
- a CDS encoding fumarylacetoacetate hydrolase family protein, with product MKFATYRDGSPDGRLLVVSRDLRHAVDATAVAPNLLTALERWADVAPRLQALADALNDGRAAGAFDFDPAQCMAPLPRTFQWCDASAFLNHGRLMERAFNTPPIPDFETIPVMYQGASDDFLGPREDVPLPDEALGIDFEGEFGVVVDRVPMGATPAQALAAVRLVVQLNDWSLRALGPREMKSGFGFLQAKPSTSFAPVAVTPDELGDAWRDGRVHLDLQVEWNGTAFGHPNGREMNFGFGDLVAHAARTRKLGAGTIVGSGTVSNADRAVGSACIAERRVVEIIDHGEPRTGFMRFGDRVRMCARGADGDAPFGVIEQRVVRD from the coding sequence ATGAAATTTGCCACCTACCGCGACGGTTCGCCCGATGGTCGACTGCTCGTCGTGTCGCGCGACCTGCGCCACGCCGTGGATGCGACGGCCGTCGCGCCGAACCTGCTGACCGCGCTCGAACGCTGGGCCGATGTCGCGCCGCGCCTGCAGGCGCTGGCCGACGCGCTGAACGACGGCCGCGCGGCCGGCGCGTTCGACTTCGACCCGGCGCAGTGCATGGCGCCGCTCCCGCGCACCTTCCAGTGGTGCGACGCGTCGGCATTCCTCAATCACGGCCGCCTGATGGAGCGCGCGTTCAACACGCCGCCGATCCCCGACTTCGAGACGATTCCCGTGATGTACCAGGGCGCGTCCGACGATTTCCTCGGTCCGCGCGAGGACGTGCCGCTGCCGGACGAAGCGCTGGGCATCGACTTCGAGGGCGAGTTCGGCGTCGTCGTCGACCGGGTGCCCATGGGCGCGACGCCGGCGCAGGCGCTGGCGGCCGTGCGCCTGGTCGTGCAACTGAACGACTGGAGCCTGCGCGCCCTGGGCCCGCGTGAGATGAAAAGCGGCTTCGGCTTCCTGCAGGCGAAACCGTCGACGAGCTTCGCGCCCGTCGCCGTCACGCCGGACGAGCTGGGCGACGCGTGGCGCGACGGCCGCGTGCACCTGGACTTGCAGGTCGAGTGGAACGGCACCGCGTTCGGTCATCCGAATGGGCGCGAGATGAATTTCGGCTTCGGGGACTTGGTCGCGCACGCGGCGCGCACGCGCAAGCTGGGCGCGGGCACCATCGTCGGTTCAGGCACCGTGTCGAATGCGGACCGCGCCGTGGGCTCGGCTTGCATTGCCGAGCGCCGCGTCGTCGAGATCATCGACCATGGCGAACCCAGGACGGGCTTCATGCGATTCGGCGACCGGGTGCGCATGTGTGCGCGCGGTGCCGATGGCGATGCGCCGTTCGGCGTCATCGAACAGCGCGTCGTGCGCGACTGA
- a CDS encoding IlvD/Edd family dehydratase translates to MTSTHTRRFRSQNWFDNEERIDMTALYLERFMNYGITPEELRSGKPIIGIAQSGSDISPCNRIHLELAQRVRAGIRDAGGIPLEFPLHPIFENCRRPTAAIDRNLAYLGLVEILHGYPIDAVVLTTGCDKTTPAQLMAAATVDIPAIVLSAGPMLDGWLDGELVGSGAAIWKARKQLASGTIDNEKFLQIAAASAPSAGHCNTMGTASTMNALAEALGMSLTGCAAIPAPYRERGQMAYETGRRIVGMAHEDLRPSRILTRDAFLDAIVVNAAIGGSTNAQPHIMAMARHAGVEISPDDWMRHGHDVPLLLNMQPSGEYLGERFHRAGGVPAVMWELEHVGKLHSDRPTVTGRSMRANLQGRATCDCNVIRPYDRPLREAAGFLVLKGNLFDFAIMKTSVISDQFRQRYLQRPGRENVFECRAIVFDGSDDYHARINDPALDIDEDCMLVIRGAGPVGWPGSAEVVNMQPPDALLRRGIQNLPTLGDGRQSGTSDSPSILNASPESAVGGGLAWLRTGDIIRVDLNEGTCDALVGADVIAARKAEGFPAVPPSQTPWQELYRATVGQLETGACMELALPYRGVAARMPRHNH, encoded by the coding sequence ATGACCAGCACACACACCCGCCGATTCCGCTCCCAGAACTGGTTCGACAACGAGGAGCGCATCGACATGACCGCGCTGTACCTCGAACGATTCATGAACTACGGGATCACGCCGGAAGAGCTTCGCTCCGGCAAGCCGATCATCGGCATCGCCCAGAGCGGCAGCGATATCTCGCCATGCAACCGGATCCACCTGGAGCTGGCGCAGCGCGTGCGCGCCGGCATCCGCGACGCCGGCGGCATCCCGCTGGAATTCCCGCTGCATCCGATCTTCGAAAATTGCCGCCGTCCCACCGCCGCGATCGACCGCAACTTGGCCTACCTGGGCCTGGTCGAGATCCTGCACGGCTACCCGATCGACGCCGTCGTGCTCACGACGGGATGCGACAAGACAACGCCGGCGCAGCTGATGGCCGCCGCCACCGTCGACATTCCGGCCATCGTCCTCTCCGCCGGCCCGATGCTGGACGGCTGGCTCGACGGCGAGCTGGTCGGCTCCGGTGCAGCGATCTGGAAAGCGCGCAAGCAGCTGGCCTCGGGCACGATCGACAACGAGAAATTCCTGCAGATCGCGGCCGCATCGGCGCCGTCGGCCGGCCATTGCAATACGATGGGCACGGCGTCGACGATGAATGCCCTGGCGGAAGCGCTGGGCATGTCGCTGACCGGCTGCGCGGCGATTCCGGCGCCCTACCGCGAACGGGGCCAGATGGCGTACGAGACAGGCCGGCGCATCGTCGGCATGGCGCACGAGGACCTGCGGCCGTCACGGATCCTCACGCGCGACGCCTTTCTCGATGCGATCGTCGTCAATGCCGCGATCGGCGGCTCGACGAACGCGCAGCCGCACATCATGGCGATGGCGCGCCATGCCGGCGTCGAGATTTCCCCCGACGACTGGATGCGCCACGGCCACGACGTGCCGCTGCTGTTGAACATGCAGCCTTCGGGCGAATACCTGGGCGAACGCTTCCATCGCGCCGGCGGCGTGCCGGCCGTGATGTGGGAGCTGGAACACGTCGGCAAGCTGCACAGCGACCGCCCGACCGTCACCGGCCGCAGCATGCGCGCCAACCTGCAAGGCCGCGCGACCTGCGACTGCAACGTCATCCGCCCCTATGACAGGCCGCTGCGCGAGGCGGCCGGTTTCCTGGTCCTGAAGGGCAACCTGTTCGACTTCGCGATCATGAAGACGAGCGTGATCTCGGACCAGTTCCGCCAGCGCTACCTGCAGCGCCCGGGCCGGGAAAACGTGTTCGAATGCCGAGCGATCGTGTTCGACGGCTCCGACGACTATCACGCGCGCATCAACGATCCGGCGCTGGACATCGACGAGGATTGCATGCTCGTGATCCGCGGCGCGGGCCCCGTCGGCTGGCCCGGCTCGGCCGAAGTCGTCAACATGCAGCCGCCCGACGCGCTGCTGCGGCGCGGCATCCAGAACCTGCCCACGCTGGGCGACGGGCGGCAGTCGGGGACGTCGGACAGTCCGTCGATCCTGAATGCCTCGCCGGAAAGCGCGGTCGGTGGCGGACTCGCCTGGCTGCGCACCGGCGACATCATCCGCGTGGACCTGAACGAAGGCACGTGCGACGCCCTTGTCGGCGCCGACGTGATCGCGGCGCGCAAGGCGGAAGGCTTCCCGGCCGTCCCGCCGAGCCAGACGCCGTGGCAGGAGCTGTACCGGGCCACGGTCGGCCAGCTCGAGACCGGTGCATGCATGGAACTCGCGCTGCCGTACCGCGGCGTCGCGGCCAGGATGCCGCGGCACAACCACTGA